The genomic window CGCCTTCATGTTGCGCCGGCCCGCCTCCGGATAGCTCGGATCCTTGGCGGCTTCCAACGCCGGCGCGATGTAGCGATGGAAGCCCGCGCGGTAGCGTTCCGCGACCCAGGCGCGCCGCGCCGGCTCGGTGACCGCGATGAAGATCCACGGCTGGCGGTTGCCGCCGCTCGGCGCGAAGGTGCCGGCCTCGCAGACCTTGGCGATCAGCTCGCGCGGCACCGGGTCGGGACGCAGCCGGCGGATTGCGCGGGTGGTGCGGATGCCCTCGAGCAGCGGGACGTCCTCGCCCAGCGCGGCGACGTCTTTCGGTGTCACGCCACGAGCTCGAGCAGCTCCGGGAAGCGGCGGATCACGTGGTGCGGCTTCGGCCCGTCCGACGGCGGCTCGCGCTCGTCGCTGTGCCAGATCAGCACCGAGGTCATGCCCAGCCCGTTCGCGCCGCCCACGTCGTGGAACAGCGAGTCGCCGACGAAGAGCGCCTCGCCCGGCGCGCAGCCCGCGTGCGCGAGCGCCTGCTGGAAGATCCCGGCTGCCGGCTTGCACGAGCGCGCGCGCTCGCTCGACAGCACGGCGTCGAAGTCGCTCCGCACGCCGGCCACGTCGAGCAGGTGGTCGAGCTGGTCGTCGTCGATGTTCGACACCATGCCGAGGTGCAGCCCGCGGCGGCGCAGCTCGGCCAGGGTCTCGCGCACGAGCGGGCGCAGCGCGAAGTCGCGCCGGTGGCACTCCCACTGAAAGCGGCGGTAGCGCGCCAGCAGCTCGTCGTCGGCCGCCGCGTCGAACTGCCCGAGCATGTCGCGCACCGCGTCGCCGAACAGGTCGCGGTGGAAGTAGAACTCGCGGTCGCGGTAGCCGCCGAACACGCGCTTCATCGCGTCGCGGTGCGCGCGCGCGATCCGGTCGACCGGCGCTTCCACGCCGGCCCAGCGCGCGAGCTGACCCAGGCTCTCGGCCTCCGCCCGCGCGAAGCAGCGGTAGTCGTAGAGCGTCCCGCCGAAATCGAACAGGATGGCGCGCTTGGGCGTGTTCACTCCGGCATGTCCTTCAGCACCGACAGCTGGTCGCGGTAGGCCGCGCGCACGGAGGCGATCTCGGTCGGCGAGAAGCCGAGCTCCTCGCCGATCAGCGTGATCTCCGTGTTCTCCACGACCGAGATGTTCTGGTCCGCCGCCGCCACCGCGAACAGGCAGCGCAGCAGGTCCACCCGCTGCGCGCGGTTCGACATGTCCTTGAACTGGCGCGTGACCAGGTAGTTCTCGGTGCCGCCGAGCGCCGTCGCCTGGGTCTTGGCCATCTGCACGACCAGCAGCGCCTGCGCTTCGGAGAGGGTCGAGTACTCGCGCACCAGCTTCAGCATCTGCTCGGTCTCCTCGCCGGAGATCTCGAGGTCGGCGCGCGCCACGCGCGCGAGCACGAACGCGAACGCGGCGAGAAAGCGGGCCTCGACGGGCGGGAGCGCGTCGAGCTCGGCGGCGATGCGCCGCACCGTCGCGGTGTCGCGGGCGGCGTCTTCGCCGTCGCCGCGGAGCCCGAGCAACTTCTGCAGCGCCCTCATGCGAGCGTATGGAAGCCAAAGCGCCCGGCGGCGGCAACCCCGGTTGCGGCCCCAACCTCGCCGCCCGTACGATACGCCGCGCGCCGAGCGCGCCCTCGAAGGGAGAGCCCATGGAGAATCTCGACCGCTTCCGCGCGGATGTCGCCAAGTGGCTGGAGGAGAACTGCCCGGCCTCGATGCGCAAGCCGCCGACGTCGGAGGAGGACTCGAACTGGGGTGGCCGCCGGAAGGTCTACAAGAACCCCGAGGAGAAGCTCTGGCTCGACCGGATGGCGGCCAGGGGCTGGACCACGCCGACCTGGCCGAAGGAGTACGGCGGCGGCGGCCTGTCGAACGCGGAGGCGCGCGTGCTCTCCGAGGAGATGCGCAAGATCCGCGCGCGGCCGCCGCTGATCAGCTTCGGCATCACCATGCTCGGCCCGGTGCTGCTCGAATACGGCAACGAGGAGCAGAAGCGCGAGCACCTGCCCAGGATCGTGCGCGGCGAGATCCGCTGGTGTCAGGGCTACAGCGAGCCCGGCGCGGGCAGCGACCTCGCGGGCCTGCAGACGCGCGCCGAGGACAAGGGCGACCACTACCTGGTGAACGGCCAGAAGATCTGGACCTCGTACGCGAACTACGCCGATTGGATCTTCTGCCTGGTGCGCACCGACACGAACGCGCCCAAGCACGACGGCATCTCGTTCCTCTTGTTCGACATGGAGACGCCGGGCGTGTCGGTGTCGCCGATCAAGCTGATCAGCGGC from Myxococcota bacterium includes these protein-coding regions:
- a CDS encoding HAD family hydrolase — its product is MNTPKRAILFDFGGTLYDYRCFARAEAESLGQLARWAGVEAPVDRIARAHRDAMKRVFGGYRDREFYFHRDLFGDAVRDMLGQFDAAADDELLARYRRFQWECHRRDFALRPLVRETLAELRRRGLHLGMVSNIDDDQLDHLLDVAGVRSDFDAVLSSERARSCKPAAGIFQQALAHAGCAPGEALFVGDSLFHDVGGANGLGMTSVLIWHSDEREPPSDGPKPHHVIRRFPELLELVA
- a CDS encoding TerB family tellurite resistance protein → MRALQKLLGLRGDGEDAARDTATVRRIAAELDALPPVEARFLAAFAFVLARVARADLEISGEETEQMLKLVREYSTLSEAQALLVVQMAKTQATALGGTENYLVTRQFKDMSNRAQRVDLLRCLFAVAAADQNISVVENTEITLIGEELGFSPTEIASVRAAYRDQLSVLKDMPE
- a CDS encoding acyl-CoA dehydrogenase family protein — protein: MENLDRFRADVAKWLEENCPASMRKPPTSEEDSNWGGRRKVYKNPEEKLWLDRMAARGWTTPTWPKEYGGGGLSNAEARVLSEEMRKIRARPPLISFGITMLGPVLLEYGNEEQKREHLPRIVRGEIRWCQGYSEPGAGSDLAGLQTRAEDKGDHYLVNGQKIWTSYANYADWIFCLVRTDTNAPKHDGISFLLFDMETPGVSVSPIKLISGSSPFCQTFFQDVKVPKKNLVGVPNGGWTIAKKLLQHEREMIGGMGFGLGGSGGGTLEVTAKEYCGEANGRIADPIVREQV